A region from the Candidatus Electrothrix scaldis genome encodes:
- a CDS encoding DEAD/DEAH box helicase family protein, giving the protein MCASEKKIDKSIDQIIDRKELSETDICDQCITPALKRSGWDQRSQIRREYPLTPGPVIVRGNMSLRNRKKRKYADYVLSYKPGLPVAVIEAKRNTYPVSQGMQQALDYAAILDVPSAFSSNGDAFAAHNRATQSGEEIETRLSLDEFPSPEELWQRYKAYRGIPEIPEHQKNHPGEDSDKILLQPYHSDGSDKEPRYYQIEAINRVMEAVVKGQRRLLLVMATGTGKTYTTFQIIWRLWKAGAARRILFLVDRNILADQTLVNDFKPFGSVMCKVRNRSFDPAYEIHLALYQAVTGPEEQNKAYKQLSQDFFDLIIIDECHRGSAAEDSAWHEILEYFSSAVQLGLTATPKETKYISNMSYFGEPIYTYSLKQGIEDGFLAPYKVIRIHLDKDIEGWQPATGLVDDKGKAVESRIYDRKDMDRLLVLEQRTKLVARRVMAFLRATDPFAKTIIFCEDIDHAERMREAIVNEAGQLALDNHRYVMRITGDNSVGKAELDNFIDPESTYPVIATTSELMSTGVDAKTCKLIVLDKTIKSMTMFKQIIGRGTRIDEENKKFFFTIMDFKNATALFRDPTFDGEPVIIYEPGPDDPPVPPEPPEEAPYDLEAEEPGLSTNEDRKIYLAGVPIRILAERVEYIGPDGQLITESYRDFSRKQIRSQFASLDAFLLRWSGADKKQVILELLEEQGVVLENLAAEVGAEYGEFDLICHIAFDQPPLTRRERAEQVKKRDYFTKYGDQARAVLAGLLEKYADEGICSIEQNTILKLSPFREIGTPMEIIKQVFGGKKAYHQALQELEEQLYLDYQEKTA; this is encoded by the coding sequence ATGTGTGCAAGCGAGAAGAAGATCGACAAGAGCATCGATCAAATAATCGATAGGAAGGAACTCAGCGAAACCGACATCTGCGACCAGTGCATCACTCCGGCCCTGAAACGGAGCGGCTGGGACCAGCGGAGCCAGATTCGGCGGGAATACCCGCTCACCCCGGGACCGGTGATTGTCCGGGGCAATATGTCGCTACGCAATCGCAAAAAGCGCAAGTATGCCGACTACGTGCTTTCGTACAAACCGGGCTTACCCGTGGCCGTGATTGAGGCCAAGCGAAACACCTACCCGGTCAGTCAGGGGATGCAGCAGGCCCTGGACTATGCCGCGATTCTGGATGTTCCCAGTGCCTTCAGTTCCAACGGCGATGCCTTTGCTGCCCATAACCGGGCGACACAATCCGGTGAGGAGATTGAGACCCGCCTTTCTCTGGACGAGTTTCCCTCGCCTGAGGAGCTTTGGCAGCGCTATAAAGCCTATCGCGGAATTCCAGAAATCCCGGAGCATCAGAAAAATCACCCCGGTGAGGACAGCGATAAGATTTTGCTCCAGCCCTATCATAGCGATGGCTCGGACAAGGAACCGCGCTATTACCAGATTGAGGCCATTAACCGGGTAATGGAGGCCGTGGTCAAGGGGCAACGGCGGCTCCTGCTGGTCATGGCCACGGGCACGGGCAAGACCTACACCACCTTTCAGATCATCTGGCGGTTGTGGAAGGCAGGGGCTGCCCGTCGCATCCTCTTTCTCGTGGATCGCAATATCCTGGCAGACCAAACCCTGGTCAATGATTTCAAGCCCTTTGGCTCGGTGATGTGCAAGGTCAGGAACCGCAGCTTTGATCCGGCCTATGAGATCCATCTGGCCCTGTATCAGGCCGTAACTGGCCCGGAGGAGCAGAACAAGGCCTACAAGCAGCTCTCTCAGGATTTCTTTGACCTGATCATTATTGACGAGTGCCATCGCGGCAGTGCTGCTGAGGACTCGGCCTGGCATGAAATCCTGGAGTATTTCTCCTCTGCGGTGCAGCTGGGTCTGACGGCCACGCCCAAGGAGACCAAGTACATCTCCAATATGTCCTATTTCGGGGAGCCGATCTACACCTACAGCCTCAAGCAAGGGATTGAAGACGGCTTCCTGGCCCCGTACAAGGTGATACGCATCCATCTGGACAAGGATATTGAGGGCTGGCAGCCTGCTACGGGACTGGTGGATGATAAGGGCAAGGCGGTGGAGAGCCGTATCTATGACCGCAAGGACATGGACCGCCTCCTGGTTCTGGAGCAGCGGACCAAGCTGGTGGCCCGGCGGGTCATGGCCTTTCTCCGGGCCACAGATCCCTTTGCCAAGACCATCATCTTTTGTGAGGACATCGACCATGCCGAGCGGATGCGGGAGGCCATTGTCAACGAGGCCGGACAACTGGCCCTGGATAATCATCGCTATGTCATGCGCATTACCGGGGATAATAGCGTGGGCAAGGCAGAGCTGGATAACTTCATAGACCCGGAAAGCACCTACCCGGTCATTGCCACCACCTCGGAGCTCATGTCCACGGGCGTGGATGCCAAGACCTGCAAACTGATCGTGCTGGACAAGACCATCAAGTCCATGACCATGTTCAAGCAGATCATCGGTCGCGGCACCCGGATTGATGAGGAGAATAAGAAATTTTTCTTCACCATCATGGATTTTAAGAACGCCACAGCCCTGTTCCGCGATCCAACCTTTGATGGTGAGCCGGTGATCATCTATGAGCCAGGCCCGGATGATCCCCCGGTTCCGCCGGAACCTCCTGAGGAGGCCCCCTATGATCTTGAGGCGGAAGAACCTGGACTGAGCACCAATGAAGACAGAAAAATCTATCTTGCCGGTGTTCCTATTCGCATCCTGGCTGAACGGGTGGAGTACATCGGCCCGGACGGCCAGCTCATTACTGAGTCTTACCGGGATTTCAGTCGCAAACAGATTCGCTCCCAGTTTGCCTCTCTGGATGCCTTTCTCCTCCGCTGGAGCGGGGCAGACAAAAAGCAGGTTATCCTGGAGCTGCTGGAAGAACAGGGCGTGGTTCTGGAGAATCTGGCCGCAGAGGTAGGTGCAGAGTATGGCGAGTTTGACCTGATCTGCCATATCGCCTTTGATCAACCGCCCCTAACCCGCAGGGAACGGGCCGAGCAGGTCAAAAAACGGGACTACTTCACCAAATACGGGGACCAGGCCCGGGCCGTGCTGGCGGGTCTGCTGGAAAAATACGCAGACGAGGGCATCTGCTCCATTGAGCAGAATACTATCCTCAAACTCAGCCCCTTTCGGGAGATCGGCACCCCAATGGAAATCATCAAACAGGTCTTTGGCGGCAAGAAGGCGTACCACCAGGCCCTGCAGGAACTGGAAGAACAACTGTATCTGGATTATCAGGAGAAAACTGCATGA